Part of the Solwaraspora sp. WMMA2065 genome is shown below.
AGCCGGGCGAAGTACTCCTGGGTCTGCCCGCCGGACCACGGCTGGATGGCGCCGTCGCGCAGGGAGCGCTCCACGTCCGGGACGACCAGCTCCGCGTCGACCTCTTTCTTGGTCCCCAGACCGACGCATTCCGGGCAGGCACCGTAGGGCGCGTTGAACGAGAAGACCCGCGGCTCCAGGTCCTCGATCGCCAGCGGATGATCGTTCGGGCAGGCCAGGTGCTCGGAGAAGCGTCGCTCGCGGGCCGGGTCGTCCTCGGCGAGGTCGACGAAGTCGAGCAGCACGATGCCACCGGTGAGGCCGAGCGCCGACTCCACCGAGTCGGTCAGCCGACGCCGGGCGCTGGCCTTGACGGTCAGCCGGTCGACGACCACCTCGATCGTGTGCTTCTCCTGCTTCTTGAGCTTCGGCGGCTCGGTCAACGGGTGGACCACGCCGTCGACCCGGGCCCGGGCGTACCCCTTGGCCTGCAGATCGGCGAAGAGGTCGAGGTACTCGCCCTTGCGCCCGCGCACCACCGGGGCGAGCACCATGAACCGGGTGCCCTCGGGCATGGCCAGCACCCGGTCGACGATCTGCTGCGGGGTCTGTCGGGAGATCCGCTCGCCGCAGACCGGGCAGTGCGGCTCGCCGACCCGGGCGAAGAGCAGCCGCAGGTAGTCGTAGACCTCGGTGATCGTGCCGACGGTGGACCGCGGGTTGCGCGAGGTGGACTTCTGGTCGATGGAGACCGCCGGAGACAGCCCTTCGATGAAGTCGACGTCCGGTTTGTCCATCTGGCCGAGAAACTGCCGGGCGTACGACGACAGCGACTCGACATAGCGCCGCTGTCCCTCGGCGAAGATGGTGTCGAACGCGAGGCTCGACTTGCCCGAGCCGGACAGCCCGGTGAACACGATGAGCGCGTCACGTGGCAGGTCAAGGCTGACGTCGCGGAGGTTGTGCTCACGCGCGCCACGGATGATCAATCGGTCGGCCACGGTCCGCCTGCTCCCGTAGAGGCTCACAAGATCTGCGTTGGTCGGGTGTCTGAATCGTCATTTTCGTCGCTTCTAGCCAGTGGTCTGTAGCTGACCTGGCCGACGCCCCGGCAACTGTAGCCCCAGGCTCCGACAACTCTGCCCGACACACGTCGTCACCCGATCGAGGTACCCCGGAACCAGTCCCGCCGATACCGCCCGGGCGGGCCGGATCGGCCGGCATACTGCACATACTGGTCAAGTCACCCATTGACCTGGCGTGGAGCAGGGGGTTCCTCCACGTGTCAGCGGGCCGGCCCGTCCGATCGGGGGGTGGGACGGGTCGGCCCCCGCTGCCACCCGGCCGGCAGGACCGACCAAGCCGGCAATGTCGGGCCGGTCAGCGGCACCGTATCCTCTGGTCCCATGTCCGACGCTGTCTCCGACGCCACGGTCGACGCGAACGCTACGCCCGATGCGAGAGTCATGCTCGATACGAATCTCAAACCCGACGCGGCCGTACCCGAAACCGACGGGTCGCCGCCCGGCACGACAGGGCAGCAGCCCTCCCGCCGCCGTGGCGGCCGCTGGCTGCGTCTCGCCCTGCTCGTCACAGGGCTGTCGCTGATCCTGGTGGTCGGCGGTACCGCCGCCGCCGGGTGGCTGTACGCCCGGTCCGTCGAGTCGCACGTCGACAAGGTGGAGATCTTCACCGCACTGCCCGAGGCGCAACGCCCGGTCAAGGCCGTCGAGCAGGCGAGGAACTTCTTGATCGTCGGCAGCGACTCGCGGGATCCGGACACCTCCGGTTCCCGCACCGACACGATCATCCTGGCGCACCTGCCGGCCGACCGCGGCGGCGTACAGATGATCTCCATCCCCCGGGACACCTGGGTCCGGGTGCCGGACCCGGACGGCGGCGACGGCCGCCAAGACAAGATCAACTCCGCGTACGCGACCGGCGGGACGCCGCTGCTGGTGCAGACCGTGGAGGGATTCACCGGGGTCCGGATCGACCACGTGGTGCTCATCGACTTCGCCGGCTTCGCCGAGATCATCGACGCCGTCGGCGGAATCGAACTCGCCGTCGACGAGTCGTTCACCTCGGTCCACCCGCCATACCGGCAGTTCACCGCCGGGCTGCAGCAGATGGACGGCGACACCGCGCTGGACTACGCCCGGCAGCGCAAGCAGTTCGCCGACGGCGACTTCACCCGGGTGCGGCACCAGCAGGAGATCATCGCGGCGGTGCTGGACCAGGCCAGCGGCAGTGGGCTGCTCACCAGCCCGGGCCGGCTCGACGACTTCCTGCGCGCCACCGCCGACGCGGTCACCGTGGACGAGGGCACCTCGGTGTTCGACACGGTGTGGGCGCTGCGGCAGCTGCGCAGCACCGACCTGACCATGCTCACCTCGCCGTCGGCGGGCACCGGTCAGCAGGCCGGGCAGAGTGTCGTGTTCCCCGACGACGCGGCCGCGGCCGACCTGTACGCGGCGGTCCGCGGCGACACCGTCGACGACTGGCTGCGCGAACACCCGACCGGCCGCTGACCCGGCGTCACCGCTGCCGGTTACGTGCCCGGTTCTCCTTCGAGATCCGCTTCCACCTGGCCCGCTCGGCGGCGGCCAGCCGCGCGTCCCGGCGACGCATCTCATGCGCGACCTCCCGCTGCAGGCGCTGCCAACTCTCCCAGCGGCGCACCGGCAGGTCGCCGGACTCGATCGCGGCACGCACCGCGCAGCCCGGCTCACCGCTGTGCGCGCAGTCGGCGAACCGGCAGGCGGCGGCGAGCTCGGCCACGTCGGAGAACGCCTCATCCAGGCCGTCGGCGGAGTCCAGCAGACCCACCGCCCGTACGCCCGGGGTGTCCAGCACCGCCCCGCCGCCGGGGATCGGGATCAGCGCCCGGTAGGTGGTGGTGTGTCGGCCCTTGCCGTCGACCCGACGGATGGCCTGCACCCCCATCACCTCGGTGCCGGCCAGCGCATTCACCAGCGTCGACTTGCCCGCCCCGGACGGCCCCAGCAGCCCCAGGGTGCGGCCGGGCGCCGCGAGCCGGGACACCTCGTCGATGCCGTCACCGCGCTGCGCGCTGACCGCGATGACCGGTACGCCCGGTGCCACGGCGGACACCTGGTCGCCCACCGCCGCCGGGTCGGCCACCGCGTCGCACTTGGTCAGCAGGACCACCGGCTCGGCGCCGGACTCCCAGGCCAACGCCAGGAAGCGTTCGATGCGGCCCAGGTCGGGTGCCGGGTGCATCGGTTCGACGACGGCGGCCGTGTCGACGTTGGCGGCGAGCACCTGCCCGGTGGAGTCCTTGTCGGCGGTACGGCGCACCAGCGCGGTCCGCCGGGGCAGCACCTGCTCGACGGTGGTCCGCTCGTCCGGCCAGGTCCGCACCAGCACCCAGTCGCCGGCGCAGGGCAGGGCCACCGGGTCGGACGCGGCGGCGGTGAGGACCGCGCCGGCGACACTGGCCCGCATCGGTCCGTCGGCCACCAGTACGGTGCACACCCCGCGGTCCACCCGGGCCACCCGGCCGGGCTGGTGGTCGGTGTCGGGAGCCGGCAGGGCACGGTCGTGGAAGGCGTCCCAGCCGAGGGACGCGAGATCGAACGTCATGGGAACCCTTGTCAGGTCGTGGGGTGCCCGCCGGCCGGACCGGCCGGACGACCCCGGTGGGAAGGAGAGGCGGACGGACCGCAGGGGACAGTCACGGTCACCACCACCTCCCTCCGGAGAGCTCTGCCTGACGCGTCACGGCAACGGTAGCCTTCTGACGGCAGCCGGGGAAAGCCAATTCCGCCCAGCCACGACCAGCAGGAGGTTCCGGTGCCCTACCAGGGAGATGTCACCGTCGGCGGCGCGCCGGACGTCCGGGAGCTGACCGGGCTCACCATCACCAAGATCGCGGTCGGGCCGATGGACAACAACTCCTACCTGCTGCGCTGCACCAGCACCGGCGAGCAGGTGCTGATCGACGCGGCGAACGAGGCACCCCGGCTGCTGGAGCTGATCGGGCCGGCCGGGCTCGCCGCCGTGGTCACCACCCACCAGCACATGGACCACTGGGTCGCGCTGGAGGAGGTGGCCGCCGCGACCGGGGCCGCCTCGCTCGCCCACCCGGCCGACGCCGACGGGCTGCCCCTGGTCACCGCCACCATCACCGACGGCGACCGGGTCGCGGTCGGCGACTGTGAACTGGAGGTCGTCCACCTGGTCGGGCACACGCCCGGCTCGGTCGCCCTGCTCTACCGGGATCCGCGCGGGGTGGCGCACCTGTTCACCGGCGACGCGTTGTTCCCCGGCGGGGTCGGCAACACCCGCGGCGACCGGCGCAACTTCCTGTCTCTGATCGACGACGTCGAGCGCAAGCTGTTCGACCGGCTGCCCGACGACACCTGGTTCTACCCCGGTCACGGGAAGGACTCCACGCTCGGTGCCGAGCGTCCGGCGCTGCCACAGTGGCGGACCCGCGGTTGGTGACCCGTCACCGGCGACGCGGCGACGCGGCGACGCGGCGACGGTCAGATCGTGCGGCGACCGCCGGTCACGGCGAGCACCTCGCCGGTCGTGTAGCTGGACTCCTGCGAGGCGAAGAAGACGAACGACGGGGCCAGCTCCGCCGGCTGCGCCGGCCGACCGATCGGCGACGTGGTGCCGAACTTGCCCACCGCCTCCGGCGGCATGGTCGCCGGAATCAACGGCGTCCAGACCGGCCCGGGCGCCACCGAGTTCACCCGGATCCCCTGGTCGACCAGGTTCGCCGCCAGCCCTTTGGTGAAGTTCACGATGCCCGCCTTGGTGGTCGCGTAGTCCAACAACGACGGCGACGGATCGAACGCCTGGATCGACGACGTGTTGATGATGCTGGACCCCGGCGGCATGTGCGGCACGGCCGCCCTGCAGATCCAGAACAACGCGTACAGGTTGGTCTTCAGCACCCGGTCGAACTGCTCGGTGGAGATCTCCGCGATCCCCTTCTCCTGCGCCATCTGGTACCCGGCGTTGTTGACCAGAATGTCGATGCCGCCGAGCTCCTCGACGGCGCGTCGCACCAGCTCCACGCACTGATGCTCGGTGGTGATGTCGCCCGGTACCGGCACCGCCCGCCGGCCGGCCGACTCGACCAGCCGGACCGTCTCCCGGGCGTCGCGCTCCTCCTGCGGCAGGTACGACAGCACGACGTCGGCACCTTCCCGGGCGAACGCGAGCGCCACCGCGCGACCGATCCCCGAGTCCCCGCCGGTGATCACCGCCCGCCGGTCGGTCAACCTGCCGGAGCCGCGGTAACTCTCCTCGCCGTGGTCCGGCGGCGGGTCCATCCTGACCCCGGTGCCCGGTGGCGGCTGCTTCTGCACCGGCTGCCCCCGCCGCTGACCGTACTGCTCCGTCGGATCCTGCCGGCTGTGCTGGTCGGCCATGATCGTTCGCTCCTCACGGTACGGGCGCAACGGGTGTGAACACCGCAGCCGTACCCACACCACCCCGGACCGAAACCGCCTGCCGGTTCCCGAACCCAATCGCCGACCGCTCAGTTCTGCAGGAAGCCCTGGGCGACCCGGGCCTCGGCCAGCAACCGGGAGCAGGCCGCCGGGTCGGACTCGGTGATGGTGGGCACCTCGTCCTCGCCGCTGAGGCTGCGCAGGAACGCGAGTTCGGCGGGCCCGATGTGCCGGACCTTGCCGCTGTCGTGCACGACGTAGATCGGGTTCGGGGTCTGGATGGTGCACTGCACGAGGTACATGACGGTGTCTCCCGGGTCGTCGAGGTCGTCGATAATCCATCGTGGTCGGGGTGGTACCGGCGGTCGGATCGCGGTGACGATCTGCGCTGCTCGGGCGACGATCGTCGGTTTCTGAGCGACGATTGCCGGACCGGGACACTGGCTGTGTCCCCAGTCGAAGCCGTTCTCGGCACCCATGCTGTGGTGGCCCAGTCCGCGTTCGCGCGGGCTGTTCGCGTTGCGGACCGGCACGCCGTGTTCGAGGTGTGATCGGGCCAGCAGTTGGGCGTTCGCCTCCAGCTGGGGTGCGGTGAGCCGGTCCGGCAGGAACCCCTCGTTCTCGATACTGAGCCAGGTGCGGTTGCCCGCCCGCTGTGTCCACGCCCGGATCTCGGTGTCGACCATCTGCGCGATGCGCCCGTCCTTGGCCACGACGAAGTGCGACGACACCCGCGACGCGGGGTTGCGCTGCCAGGCGATGGTGCCCTCGAAGTATCCGGCGGCGATGTGCACCACGATGCCGTGGTGCGCGTCGAGGCGGTCCTCCGGCTCGTTCAACGCACCGGTGCCGTTGCCGCTGTTCACGGTGGGACCCCGCCAGGTAGCGAGATCGGTCCAGATTCCCATGTGGTGGTGCCTCCTTTCCCAGCCGGCGGATGGGTGGGTGGGTGGATCGATTCCGGTCGACGTCGGAGGAACGTGGGACCGTGGACCGGCTCGGCCGCCGCCTGCCGGGTGGCCCCGCTCACCGGGGCGGTTCCGCTCGCCGGTGCGGGCGCCGCCGCGACATCAGGTCCACTGTGCGCACCAGCTGGCCAGGCCGGTGACTCACCTCGACTGGCACGTCCGGCGACGACTCGACTCCGGTCCTCCCGGTGTCGTCAGTCCTGGTGACCGACGCCCTCCCGACGGTGCCATGTATCGAGAATAGCGTGACTAGCAAGCTCCTGACCAGGGCGAATAACTCTGAGTATTGGCAACGATGCGCAGGGTGTGAGTCGCTGCCGACTCTGGCCGGATGACACCGGCCCGCCGCCGGAAGATCCTCAGTCCTGTGTGACCGGCAACCAGACCACCGACGGCCGCTGCGGGTCGTGGAAGATCCACCGTTCGCTGCTCCGCAGCCGCGCGGCGGTACCCAGCGGCTCACCAGATCCCGGGTTCCTCGCCCACCGCGGATGCGCGCCACCGCTGACCTGCACCCGTAACCGCTCTCCTGCTGCCAGCCGGCAGGCGGTCGGCCAGAGGGTCACCGGCACCCGGACCACCTCGCCGCCCGCCTCGCCATCCACCCGGGACAGACCATCACAGATGTTCCAGGATCTACCGCGCAGGTCGACGCGGCACAGCCGGACGAACACGTCGAAGTACGCGACGCTGCAGCGGACGTACACCTCGGCCGTCACCGGGCCGATCAGCTCCACCGGCCGGTCCAACGGCCCGCTCGTGTAGGTCAGCACGTCCGGGCGGGCCTCCAGCCCCCGGTTGTCGCGCACCCCGGCGTGCTGGGCGATCAGCATCGGCCCGCCCACCGCCGGAGTCGGTGCGGCCGGGTCGTAGCGGTGCCGGTCCGGCGCCGACCGGGGCGGCACCGACCGGCCCAGCCGACCGCCCGGCCACAGGTACCACCCGGTGGTCGTCACCGGCGGCGGCCAGTCGGCGAGGTCACGCCACCCGGCCCCGGCGACGTGCACCCGCACCGGCCGGTGCCCGGACGCGGCGGGCCCCTCGCCGAAATGGGTCGCGAAGAACTCCGCCGCCTCCCGGTACGCCGTGACGAACAGTCCGGGACTGCCGTGCGTCCACGGCCCGACGATGAGCCGGGGCCGCCGGCCGGCCGCCCGCAACGCCGCGTAGTCGGCCAACTGGGCCGGCAGGAAGATGTCGTGCCAACCGGTCACCATCGACACCGGGGCCCGGACCTGGGCGACCTCGCGGTGGAAGGTGCGGGGCAGCCAGTACGGTGCCGCCGGACGGTGCTGGGTGAGCCACTCCTGGAAGAACGGCACGGTGGCGCCGGTCGCGACCCGGTCGGCCTCGGCCAGTGGCAGGTGCGCCAGACCTGCGGTCAGCCGGGGCAGGCCACGGCGTAGCTCACGCTGGCGGCTCAGCCACGGCACCTGCTGGGCCGACATCAGCTCCGCCCAGGTCAGCACCGTGTCCAGCGAGAAGCCCCCGCCGGCGTACGTGGAGTCGCGGGTCTGCGCGGCGGTGACCACCGCGACCATCGCCCGCAGGTCGTCGCCGGCGTGGGCGGCCGTGGCCCACTGCCCGAAGCCCTGGTAGGAGATGCCGAAGGTGCCGAGCCGGCCGTCGTACCAGGGTTGCCGGCGCAGCCACTCCAGGGTGTCCAGCCCGTCGGCCTGCTCGTGCAGCAGCGGCTCGAACAGCCCGTCGGACCCGAACGTGCCCCGGCAGGACTGGACGACGCAGTGCCAGCCACGGCGGGCGAACAGCAGACCGAGCAGCCGGACCGGACCGCCTCGACCGTACGGGGTCCGGATCAGCACGGTCGGCGCGGTGCCCGCACCCACCGGCCGATAGTGGTCGGTCCGCAGCCGCAACCCGTCGCGGGTCCGCACGGCGAGGTCGCGCCGGATCCGCACCCGCGACGGACCCCCGGTTCCGAACCGCCGCAGGCCCGGGATCCCGAACCGCCGCAGGCCGGCGACACCGTGCCGCCGATCGGGCCGGCCGCCGGCTACGCCGTCAGCGCCCACGGCCACCGTCCCGGGCGGCCGCGCGCACCTCGTCTCGGTGCTCCCGGGTTGACTCGCCCATCGCCGTCAGGAACCGGCGGACCGTCTCCAACTCGTCGTCGGTGAAGTCGGCCATCACGGCGTCGGTACGCCGGCCCAGCGGGGCGAAGAACTCGCGGGCCAGGGTGGCACCCTCGGCCGCGTACCGCAGCCGCACCTTGCGCCGGTCGTCCGGGTCCCGGTCGCGGTAGAGGTGTCCGGCCCGCTCCAGCCGGTCCACCAGTGCGGTGACCGAGCCGGAGGTCAAGTTG
Proteins encoded:
- a CDS encoding LCP family protein, whose product is MSDAVSDATVDANATPDARVMLDTNLKPDAAVPETDGSPPGTTGQQPSRRRGGRWLRLALLVTGLSLILVVGGTAAAGWLYARSVESHVDKVEIFTALPEAQRPVKAVEQARNFLIVGSDSRDPDTSGSRTDTIILAHLPADRGGVQMISIPRDTWVRVPDPDGGDGRQDKINSAYATGGTPLLVQTVEGFTGVRIDHVVLIDFAGFAEIIDAVGGIELAVDESFTSVHPPYRQFTAGLQQMDGDTALDYARQRKQFADGDFTRVRHQQEIIAAVLDQASGSGLLTSPGRLDDFLRATADAVTVDEGTSVFDTVWALRQLRSTDLTMLTSPSAGTGQQAGQSVVFPDDAAAADLYAAVRGDTVDDWLREHPTGR
- the rsgA gene encoding ribosome small subunit-dependent GTPase A, with product MTFDLASLGWDAFHDRALPAPDTDHQPGRVARVDRGVCTVLVADGPMRASVAGAVLTAAASDPVALPCAGDWVLVRTWPDERTTVEQVLPRRTALVRRTADKDSTGQVLAANVDTAAVVEPMHPAPDLGRIERFLALAWESGAEPVVLLTKCDAVADPAAVGDQVSAVAPGVPVIAVSAQRGDGIDEVSRLAAPGRTLGLLGPSGAGKSTLVNALAGTEVMGVQAIRRVDGKGRHTTTYRALIPIPGGGAVLDTPGVRAVGLLDSADGLDEAFSDVAELAAACRFADCAHSGEPGCAVRAAIESGDLPVRRWESWQRLQREVAHEMRRRDARLAAAERARWKRISKENRARNRQR
- a CDS encoding MBL fold metallo-hydrolase, whose amino-acid sequence is MPYQGDVTVGGAPDVRELTGLTITKIAVGPMDNNSYLLRCTSTGEQVLIDAANEAPRLLELIGPAGLAAVVTTHQHMDHWVALEEVAAATGAASLAHPADADGLPLVTATITDGDRVAVGDCELEVVHLVGHTPGSVALLYRDPRGVAHLFTGDALFPGGVGNTRGDRRNFLSLIDDVERKLFDRLPDDTWFYPGHGKDSTLGAERPALPQWRTRGW
- a CDS encoding SDR family oxidoreductase, with translation MMADQHSRQDPTEQYGQRRGQPVQKQPPPGTGVRMDPPPDHGEESYRGSGRLTDRRAVITGGDSGIGRAVALAFAREGADVVLSYLPQEERDARETVRLVESAGRRAVPVPGDITTEHQCVELVRRAVEELGGIDILVNNAGYQMAQEKGIAEISTEQFDRVLKTNLYALFWICRAAVPHMPPGSSIINTSSIQAFDPSPSLLDYATTKAGIVNFTKGLAANLVDQGIRVNSVAPGPVWTPLIPATMPPEAVGKFGTTSPIGRPAQPAELAPSFVFFASQESSYTTGEVLAVTGGRRTI
- a CDS encoding peptidoglycan recognition family protein; this translates as MGIWTDLATWRGPTVNSGNGTGALNEPEDRLDAHHGIVVHIAAGYFEGTIAWQRNPASRVSSHFVVAKDGRIAQMVDTEIRAWTQRAGNRTWLSIENEGFLPDRLTAPQLEANAQLLARSHLEHGVPVRNANSPRERGLGHHSMGAENGFDWGHSQCPGPAIVAQKPTIVARAAQIVTAIRPPVPPRPRWIIDDLDDPGDTVMYLVQCTIQTPNPIYVVHDSGKVRHIGPAELAFLRSLSGEDEVPTITESDPAACSRLLAEARVAQGFLQN
- a CDS encoding CocE/NonD family hydrolase, which encodes MRRFGIPGLRRFGTGGPSRVRIRRDLAVRTRDGLRLRTDHYRPVGAGTAPTVLIRTPYGRGGPVRLLGLLFARRGWHCVVQSCRGTFGSDGLFEPLLHEQADGLDTLEWLRRQPWYDGRLGTFGISYQGFGQWATAAHAGDDLRAMVAVVTAAQTRDSTYAGGGFSLDTVLTWAELMSAQQVPWLSRQRELRRGLPRLTAGLAHLPLAEADRVATGATVPFFQEWLTQHRPAAPYWLPRTFHREVAQVRAPVSMVTGWHDIFLPAQLADYAALRAAGRRPRLIVGPWTHGSPGLFVTAYREAAEFFATHFGEGPAASGHRPVRVHVAGAGWRDLADWPPPVTTTGWYLWPGGRLGRSVPPRSAPDRHRYDPAAPTPAVGGPMLIAQHAGVRDNRGLEARPDVLTYTSGPLDRPVELIGPVTAEVYVRCSVAYFDVFVRLCRVDLRGRSWNICDGLSRVDGEAGGEVVRVPVTLWPTACRLAAGERLRVQVSGGAHPRWARNPGSGEPLGTAARLRSSERWIFHDPQRPSVVWLPVTQD
- a CDS encoding MarR family transcriptional regulator — protein: MGAGVWGTRPSGRPAVVAEIIRRLRSYTVDAGHVGHAFAALHDLHATDLQALIAVMDAEQSGEPITPGGLGAHLNLTSGSVTALVDRLERAGHLYRDRDPDDRRKVRLRYAAEGATLAREFFAPLGRRTDAVMADFTDDELETVRRFLTAMGESTREHRDEVRAAARDGGRGR